From one Prosthecobacter debontii genomic stretch:
- a CDS encoding NirA family protein, with amino-acid sequence MTALSTLPSSSTSDFSSEQKRYLEGFFAGIAAGGISFADLSGAPAPAPALPDGPSLDDLTKEERIKRELHPFDAIEQLVMDARWNAKPEPESVFRYKWNGLFWLNPVKDGYMCRLRIPGGVVKSYQLRELAAIATELTTGYIQITTRNNFQIRLIEPKNCPEVLRRIQSCGLHSKGAGADNIRNITMNPCAGYDPHELIDVRPFVNELATLIIGTKEFYDLPRKFNIAYDGGGLISAVEDTNDIGASAVKIEENDQGIEPGIYFRIALGGVTGHQTFASDWGVIVKPEQINDVIVALLRVFIKHGDRTNRKKARFKYVVENMGLEGVLSETETFLPFKLTRLKAEASIQAARSFSQQGHSHVGVYPQKQEGLVYVGASVPVGQLTAKQMQRIADLADSYGSGEIRLTVWQNFIIPNIKAPYAATVAKSLRKLGFPCEQSNLKSGFVACTGNRYCKFAATDTKGHAIAMMEYLDKRVKLDQPVNIHFTGCPHSCAQHFMGDIGLLGTKVKSESGEGYHITVGGGFGENRKIGRQVFSGVPFESLGTTLEQMLKGFLKKRETDESFHQFCNRHSVGQLQEIFCEE; translated from the coding sequence ATGACCGCCCTTTCTACCTTACCCTCTTCTTCCACATCAGATTTTTCATCTGAGCAAAAACGTTATCTCGAAGGTTTCTTCGCCGGCATCGCCGCCGGTGGGATCTCCTTTGCCGATCTATCGGGAGCACCTGCTCCGGCCCCCGCCCTTCCCGACGGCCCATCTCTGGATGACCTCACTAAGGAAGAGCGCATCAAGCGCGAGCTGCACCCCTTCGATGCCATCGAACAACTGGTCATGGATGCCCGCTGGAACGCGAAGCCTGAGCCAGAGTCCGTCTTTCGTTATAAGTGGAATGGCCTCTTTTGGCTCAATCCAGTGAAGGACGGCTACATGTGCCGCCTGCGCATCCCCGGCGGTGTGGTCAAAAGCTATCAACTGCGTGAACTGGCCGCCATCGCCACTGAACTGACGACGGGATACATCCAGATCACCACACGGAACAACTTCCAGATCCGACTGATCGAGCCCAAAAACTGCCCGGAAGTGCTGCGCCGCATCCAGTCTTGCGGCCTCCACTCGAAGGGAGCCGGAGCCGATAACATCCGCAACATCACCATGAATCCGTGCGCCGGTTATGACCCGCACGAACTGATTGATGTGCGCCCCTTTGTCAATGAACTCGCCACCCTCATCATCGGCACCAAGGAGTTTTATGACCTCCCCAGAAAATTCAACATTGCCTACGATGGCGGAGGTTTGATCAGCGCCGTTGAAGACACCAACGACATCGGAGCCAGTGCTGTTAAGATCGAAGAGAACGATCAGGGCATCGAGCCCGGCATCTATTTCCGCATCGCGCTAGGAGGCGTGACCGGCCATCAGACCTTCGCCAGCGATTGGGGAGTCATTGTCAAACCCGAACAAATCAACGACGTCATCGTCGCCCTGCTGCGTGTCTTCATCAAACATGGAGACCGCACCAACCGGAAGAAGGCACGATTCAAATACGTCGTCGAGAATATGGGCCTCGAAGGTGTCCTGAGCGAAACCGAAACCTTCCTGCCCTTCAAACTGACCCGCCTTAAGGCCGAGGCTAGTATCCAAGCCGCAAGATCGTTTTCTCAGCAGGGGCACTCGCACGTCGGCGTTTATCCGCAAAAGCAAGAGGGCCTGGTTTACGTTGGAGCCAGCGTGCCTGTCGGACAACTCACCGCCAAACAGATGCAGCGGATTGCCGACCTGGCAGACAGCTATGGAAGTGGCGAAATCCGCCTCACCGTTTGGCAAAACTTCATCATCCCCAATATCAAAGCCCCCTACGCAGCCACGGTGGCCAAGTCCTTGCGGAAACTAGGTTTCCCCTGTGAGCAGTCTAACCTTAAGAGTGGTTTCGTCGCATGCACGGGCAATCGTTACTGCAAATTCGCCGCCACTGACACCAAGGGGCACGCCATCGCCATGATGGAGTATCTGGATAAGCGAGTGAAGCTGGATCAACCCGTGAACATTCATTTCACAGGCTGCCCTCATAGCTGCGCCCAGCATTTCATGGGCGATATCGGGCTGCTGGGCACCAAGGTGAAATCCGAGTCAGGTGAAGGCTACCACATCACCGTCGGCGGTGGCTTCGGTGAAAACCGAAAGATTGGCCGCCAAGTCTTCAGCGGTGTTCCCTTTGAATCCCTGGGCACGACCTTGGAACAAATGCTGAAGGGATTCCTCAAAAAACGGGAGACGGACGAATCCTTTCACCAGTTCTGTAACAGGCACAGCGTTGGCCAACTCCAGGAGATTTTCTGCGAAGAATAG
- a CDS encoding diflavin oxidoreductase gives MNTVPIIPESAPFSAEQRAWLNGFLAGLLNRGASAGPTSLGSSASSQRPLLIAFGSQSGNAESLAKRLAREAAGRGFAARAAGLDSLQPADLVREQNVLLITSTWGEGDMPDNATSFWDAINQNGNSPSLAGVKYSVLALGDMNYADTFCLAGKKMDARLAELGATRIIDRVDCDVEFDDLAKTWSSSAFDALASEPTTTLTLAPAVVAEPSVQETGYTKKNPFPAPLLANLALNTSGSAKDTRHIAFSLAGSGLDYEVGDALGVYVKNCPEVVDSIISAHALDPNADVALPDDGVAPLRDALIGFYEIRHLHGVIPVNPITLSDFIGGLRKLQPRLYSIASSLKAHPEEVHLCVGAVRYELHGLQHKGVASTFLADRLPLGETTGVFFHVAKHFRLPEDPKKPVIMVGPGTGIAPFRAFLEEREATGSPGKNWLFFGDQRRTTDFLYQDQIIEWVRKGVLTRLDTAFSRDQEEKIYVQTRMIQAASELWQWLEEGAHFYVCGDAKRMAKDVDTALHEIIQTAGGKSADEAAAYIAEMKKNKRYQRDVY, from the coding sequence ATGAACACCGTTCCGATCATACCTGAATCCGCCCCCTTTTCGGCAGAGCAAAGAGCCTGGCTCAATGGCTTTTTAGCGGGTCTCCTCAATCGAGGAGCCTCAGCAGGCCCGACCTCACTTGGGTCCTCTGCCTCGTCACAACGTCCGTTGTTGATTGCCTTCGGCAGTCAAAGCGGCAACGCAGAAAGTTTGGCCAAGCGGCTGGCCAGGGAAGCAGCGGGTCGAGGTTTTGCTGCGCGCGCAGCAGGCCTCGATTCGCTGCAACCGGCGGATCTCGTGCGCGAACAAAATGTGTTACTCATCACCAGCACCTGGGGTGAGGGTGACATGCCGGACAATGCCACCTCGTTCTGGGACGCGATCAATCAAAATGGAAACAGCCCGAGCTTAGCCGGTGTCAAATACAGCGTCTTGGCACTGGGAGACATGAACTATGCCGACACCTTCTGCTTAGCGGGGAAAAAGATGGACGCGCGGCTCGCCGAACTCGGTGCCACCCGGATCATTGACCGCGTGGATTGCGATGTCGAATTCGACGATCTCGCTAAAACCTGGAGCAGTTCCGCTTTCGATGCCTTGGCCAGTGAACCCACGACGACCCTCACGCTGGCTCCAGCGGTTGTCGCAGAACCCTCCGTTCAAGAAACGGGCTACACCAAGAAAAACCCCTTCCCAGCACCACTCCTGGCCAACCTCGCGCTCAATACCTCGGGCAGCGCTAAGGACACACGCCACATTGCCTTCTCCCTCGCGGGATCGGGCTTAGACTATGAAGTCGGAGATGCCCTCGGGGTCTATGTCAAGAACTGCCCCGAAGTGGTGGATAGCATCATCTCCGCTCATGCCTTGGACCCGAATGCCGATGTGGCCCTCCCCGATGATGGTGTTGCTCCCCTGAGAGACGCCCTGATCGGATTCTATGAAATCCGGCATCTGCATGGAGTCATCCCCGTCAATCCCATCACCCTCTCAGATTTCATCGGCGGCTTGAGGAAGCTTCAACCACGCCTTTACTCCATTGCTTCGAGCCTCAAAGCGCACCCAGAAGAAGTTCATCTCTGTGTCGGTGCTGTCCGTTACGAATTGCACGGCTTGCAGCACAAGGGCGTGGCCTCCACGTTCTTGGCTGATCGCCTGCCTCTTGGAGAAACAACAGGCGTCTTCTTCCATGTCGCTAAACACTTCCGCCTGCCGGAAGATCCCAAGAAACCGGTCATCATGGTCGGCCCAGGCACCGGCATTGCGCCCTTCCGTGCCTTCCTTGAAGAACGTGAAGCCACCGGATCACCTGGTAAAAATTGGTTATTCTTCGGAGACCAGCGTCGCACGACCGATTTCCTCTATCAGGATCAAATCATCGAGTGGGTTCGCAAAGGAGTCCTCACCCGCCTGGATACCGCTTTCTCTCGTGATCAAGAAGAGAAGATCTACGTCCAGACCCGCATGATCCAGGCCGCCAGCGAACTCTGGCAGTGGCTGGAAGAAGGGGCTCACTTTTATGTCTGTGGAGATGCCAAGCGCATGGCCAAAGACGTGGACACCGCCCTCCATGAAATCATCCAAACCGCGGGCGGTAAATCAGCCGACGAAGCCGCCGCTTACATCGCTGAGATGAAGAAAAACAAACGCTATCAGCGGGATGTGTATTGA
- a CDS encoding DmsC/YnfH family molybdoenzyme membrane anchor subunit, which produces MICDLDPSASGKPVPKPDASSPDPQAIHGLLLESLLEEQQTLRTPVALFSEAYDSKAPSKRFSHLIPLSRPDSDEQYAFEVNLDACTGCKACVAACHSLNGLDDDEAWRDMGLLVGTRKQPYLQTVTTACHHCVDPACADGCPVLAYDKDRITGIVRHLDDQCIGCSYCILKCPYDVPKFNFKRGIVRKCDMCHGRLSEGEAPACVQACPNEAIKIINRKVGEVEREGQIIAGAFDSSYTGPTTRYTSKRPLPEQAHAADEGRLVKDHAHMPLSWMLVMTQMSAGAFLTATLGLGLQALTIDDAGWISGVAFAIGFAGIHLSVLHLGQPLKAWRAFMGWRKSWLSREILAFGAYAGAGSMALAAWLLPLPLLVKPAWVLSTLVGIVAVATSIMVYVDTRRPYWSAKLVSLKFIGTLLILGTALTSTVSAFRGSPNASLFFLSALVLQWLMFGIENREQETALKDEKSARHRSARSMEFLHAPQLAARRFLFVLTGLLLPLLVAGGFSRPILFALWTALAFTSQLIERIYFFTACSGPKMPGN; this is translated from the coding sequence ATGATTTGCGACTTGGACCCATCAGCTTCGGGAAAACCCGTTCCGAAGCCCGATGCCAGCTCCCCTGATCCTCAAGCCATTCACGGTCTTCTGCTCGAATCCCTGTTGGAAGAACAGCAAACGCTCCGCACGCCTGTCGCGCTCTTTTCCGAAGCCTACGATTCAAAGGCGCCCTCCAAACGCTTTTCCCATCTCATCCCACTCAGTCGTCCAGACAGCGATGAGCAATATGCCTTTGAAGTGAATCTCGACGCCTGCACAGGTTGCAAAGCCTGTGTTGCAGCCTGCCACTCACTCAATGGCTTGGACGACGATGAGGCCTGGAGAGACATGGGCCTTCTCGTCGGCACCCGCAAGCAACCCTATCTGCAAACGGTCACCACAGCATGTCATCACTGCGTGGACCCCGCCTGTGCAGACGGTTGTCCTGTTCTCGCTTACGATAAGGACCGCATCACAGGCATCGTTCGGCATCTGGATGATCAATGCATCGGCTGCAGCTATTGCATCTTGAAGTGCCCCTACGACGTTCCGAAGTTCAACTTCAAACGCGGCATCGTCCGTAAGTGTGACATGTGCCACGGGCGCCTTTCAGAAGGAGAAGCGCCTGCTTGTGTGCAGGCTTGCCCCAACGAAGCCATCAAGATCATTAACCGTAAGGTCGGTGAGGTCGAGCGTGAAGGCCAAATCATCGCAGGAGCCTTTGACAGTTCTTACACCGGCCCCACCACACGCTATACCAGCAAACGCCCCCTCCCCGAGCAAGCTCATGCGGCCGATGAAGGTCGTCTGGTCAAAGATCATGCGCACATGCCTCTGTCGTGGATGCTGGTGATGACTCAAATGAGCGCGGGGGCTTTCCTCACAGCAACTCTGGGTCTTGGCCTTCAGGCGCTAACGATCGACGACGCGGGTTGGATCAGCGGGGTTGCTTTTGCCATCGGCTTTGCGGGCATTCACCTCAGTGTCCTACACCTCGGTCAGCCCCTCAAGGCATGGAGGGCATTCATGGGCTGGCGCAAGTCCTGGCTGTCTCGCGAGATCCTCGCTTTTGGTGCCTATGCTGGTGCAGGCTCCATGGCCCTTGCGGCATGGTTGCTTCCCCTCCCCCTTTTGGTGAAGCCTGCTTGGGTCCTCTCCACTCTGGTCGGCATCGTTGCCGTCGCCACGTCCATCATGGTCTATGTGGATACGCGCCGGCCCTATTGGTCTGCCAAGTTGGTGTCATTGAAGTTTATCGGCACCCTGCTGATTCTTGGCACGGCCCTGACCTCCACGGTGTCAGCGTTTAGAGGTAGCCCGAACGCCTCGCTTTTCTTTTTATCCGCACTCGTTCTGCAATGGTTGATGTTTGGGATAGAAAACCGGGAACAAGAAACGGCGCTGAAGGATGAAAAAAGCGCTCGTCATCGCTCAGCACGCAGCATGGAGTTTCTGCACGCCCCACAACTCGCCGCCCGCAGGTTTTTATTCGTCCTGACGGGTCTCCTTTTACCGCTGCTCGTCGCAGGAGGTTTCTCACGCCCCATCCTCTTCGCATTGTGGACGGCTCTCGCTTTCACCAGCCAGCTCATTGAGCGGATCTATTTCTTCACGGCCTGTTCAGGCCCTAAAATGCCAGGGAACTAA
- a CDS encoding ADP-ribosylglycohydrolase family protein, which produces MNVSLTSLQGAIWGQFVGDAAALGTHWIYDLEEMKAKYPGGVVGFEAPKPGHYHEGKKPGEQTHYGDAALLVLESLAACGGRFRENDFGMRFQSFFGHPNCRSYLDKATRQTLEHLQQQPGHFQNGADDSQMATVSRLAPVVVAYQREDFLSMADAIRRLTLVTQNHPTAVACSIAHGMLLRTILTGVPFRDAFELTRKSREVSCDGSDYFEFAYMLRELDVETATGRFGQSCPLPQSLPSALHAAWKHPDSFEDAVLSTIRAGGDSAGRASMIGAWLGALHGIEGIPNAWLEKLSQRDRIQKALDQLFSHLSE; this is translated from the coding sequence GTGAACGTTTCTCTCACCAGTCTTCAAGGAGCTATCTGGGGCCAATTCGTCGGCGATGCCGCTGCACTGGGCACTCATTGGATCTATGACCTGGAGGAAATGAAGGCCAAATATCCGGGGGGAGTCGTGGGATTTGAGGCTCCCAAGCCGGGCCACTACCACGAAGGCAAGAAGCCAGGGGAGCAAACCCACTACGGAGATGCCGCTCTGCTGGTCTTGGAATCACTCGCTGCCTGTGGAGGGCGTTTCCGTGAAAATGACTTTGGCATGCGCTTCCAGAGTTTCTTTGGCCATCCGAATTGCCGAAGCTATTTAGACAAAGCCACTCGCCAAACTTTGGAGCACCTGCAACAGCAGCCCGGTCACTTTCAAAATGGTGCTGATGACTCCCAGATGGCGACGGTGAGTCGTCTCGCTCCTGTGGTGGTGGCCTATCAAAGAGAAGACTTTCTCTCCATGGCGGATGCCATCCGTCGGCTCACTTTGGTCACCCAAAATCACCCGACCGCCGTCGCCTGCAGCATCGCCCATGGCATGCTGCTCCGCACCATCCTGACAGGCGTTCCTTTTCGCGATGCCTTTGAACTCACTCGCAAGTCCCGTGAGGTCAGTTGTGATGGTTCGGACTATTTCGAGTTCGCCTACATGCTCCGTGAGTTGGATGTCGAAACAGCCACGGGCAGGTTTGGTCAGAGCTGTCCGCTGCCGCAGAGTCTTCCCTCCGCGCTCCATGCTGCCTGGAAGCATCCTGACTCCTTCGAAGATGCGGTGCTGAGCACCATCCGTGCGGGTGGTGACAGTGCTGGACGTGCCAGCATGATCGGCGCTTGGCTGGGCGCTTTACACGGCATCGAGGGTATCCCCAACGCTTGGCTGGAAAAGCTGAGCCAGCGGGATCGCATCCAAAAAGCCCTCGACCAACTGTTCTCGCACCTGAGCGAATAA
- a CDS encoding sugar phosphate isomerase/epimerase family protein has protein sequence MRFAICNETYPNWPFEKVCEDAAAAGYHALELAPFTLKDDPRNLTEADALRLSQVASSFGLEILGLHWLLTKPTWFHITTPDAQQRKETAHFGKHLARICAMTGGRIMVWGSPKARNLLPEWKYEDAFDRAVETVREVAEEAGKYGVVIAMEPLGRKETNFLNTAEETIRLCQAVDHPSCKLHLDVKAMSDESKSIPDIIRDSKDWFVHFHANDPNLLGPGMGEVKFEPIIAALREVDYQGYLSVEVFNYEPGPQHIARESIRYMKEVMGL, from the coding sequence ATGCGCTTTGCCATTTGCAACGAAACCTACCCCAACTGGCCGTTTGAGAAAGTGTGTGAAGATGCCGCTGCGGCTGGCTACCACGCGCTCGAACTGGCTCCCTTCACGCTCAAGGATGATCCGCGGAATCTGACCGAAGCCGATGCTCTGAGACTGAGCCAGGTGGCCTCCTCCTTCGGTCTTGAGATTCTCGGCCTGCATTGGCTGCTGACCAAGCCCACTTGGTTTCACATCACCACCCCTGATGCCCAACAGCGAAAAGAGACTGCCCATTTCGGCAAACATCTCGCACGAATCTGCGCCATGACGGGTGGCCGCATCATGGTCTGGGGCAGCCCGAAAGCACGCAATCTACTCCCCGAATGGAAATACGAAGACGCCTTTGATCGCGCGGTCGAAACCGTGCGTGAAGTGGCTGAAGAAGCCGGCAAATATGGGGTGGTCATCGCGATGGAACCTCTGGGCCGCAAGGAAACCAATTTCCTCAATACCGCTGAGGAAACCATCCGCCTCTGCCAAGCAGTGGACCACCCGAGCTGCAAGCTGCATCTCGACGTGAAGGCCATGAGCGACGAATCGAAATCCATCCCGGACATCATTCGTGACAGCAAGGACTGGTTCGTTCACTTCCATGCCAATGACCCGAACCTCCTCGGCCCTGGGATGGGTGAGGTGAAGTTTGAGCCAATTATCGCCGCTCTGCGCGAGGTGGACTACCAGGGTTATCTCTCCGTG
- a CDS encoding globin family protein has product MITPEQKTLVQTTWAQVVPISETAAELFYNRLFEMDPSLRPLFTSDIKEQGKKLMQMITIAVRGLDHLDEIVPAVQALGRRHVAYGVTDAHYDTVAGALLWTLEKGLGDAYTPEVAEAWTATYTLLADVMKAAAKEPTA; this is encoded by the coding sequence ATGATTACACCCGAACAAAAAACACTGGTCCAAACGACTTGGGCTCAGGTTGTCCCCATCTCAGAAACCGCTGCCGAATTGTTTTACAATCGTCTGTTTGAGATGGACCCCTCCCTCCGCCCGCTCTTCACCTCCGATATCAAGGAGCAAGGTAAGAAGCTCATGCAGATGATCACCATCGCCGTCAGAGGCCTGGACCATCTGGATGAGATCGTTCCAGCCGTGCAGGCGCTGGGCCGTCGGCACGTGGCCTATGGCGTCACTGACGCGCACTATGACACCGTTGCCGGAGCTTTGCTTTGGACCTTGGAAAAGGGTTTGGGAGATGCCTACACCCCCGAGGTGGCAGAAGCCTGGACGGCCACCTACACCCTCCTTGCCGACGTCATGAAGGCAGCCGCCAAGGAGCCCACCGCTTAA
- a CDS encoding Tll0287-like domain-containing protein: MKTSSTSILALAAIIGLLSSCGGKSETGSAGGISPQQMADALHAVMESDRTVYTKAVVNRLQNEEKVIKASEHWQDDKALPLPAQMFRMGAEMVAGKKKGFTYALLSEWPINKQNSPKTDAEKTGLAHIVKNVGQNYYTEETLGGKKYFTAVYPDIAIAAACVKCHNGHDDSPRTDFKEGDVMGGVVIRIPLTASN, from the coding sequence ATGAAAACATCCTCAACATCTATTCTGGCACTTGCGGCAATCATCGGCCTTCTCAGCTCCTGCGGAGGCAAATCAGAAACTGGATCCGCCGGCGGAATCTCACCTCAACAAATGGCTGATGCGCTGCATGCAGTCATGGAGTCTGACCGCACGGTTTACACGAAAGCCGTCGTCAACCGTCTGCAAAACGAAGAGAAGGTCATCAAGGCTAGCGAACACTGGCAAGATGACAAAGCCCTGCCCCTACCGGCTCAAATGTTCCGCATGGGAGCCGAGATGGTCGCCGGGAAAAAGAAAGGCTTCACCTATGCCCTGCTTTCCGAGTGGCCGATCAACAAGCAAAACTCGCCGAAAACGGACGCCGAAAAAACCGGCCTGGCGCACATCGTCAAAAACGTCGGCCAGAACTACTACACGGAAGAGACGCTTGGCGGCAAAAAATACTTCACTGCGGTCTATCCAGACATCGCCATCGCTGCAGCCTGCGTGAAGTGCCATAACGGCCACGACGACTCCCCCCGCACCGACTTCAAAGAAGGAGATGTCATGGGTGGCGTCGTCATCCGCATCCCTCTCACCGCCTCCAACTAG
- a CDS encoding molybdopterin oxidoreductase family protein — MLTLPALTLREWNGPLTADLVREPSRFGLGQLPLRLQPDGTARSICGFCSTGCGLKLHLKEGEAINATPDPDYPVNLGTACPKGWEALTPLDAPDRATTPLHHGQPIDWSAAMDVFCTRMKEVMAQHGPESVAFISTGQIMCEEMAFLGTLAKFGMGMIHGDGNTRQCMATAVTAYKESFGFDAPPFTYGDFEESDVLVFIGANPCIAHPIMWQRVLRNPRDPKIIVVDPRTTETAMAAHQHYAIQPKSDLTLLYGLAHLLIRDNALDTTFIEEHTADFEAFSAFIQDYTPARVSQETGLSEEQLQCFADTIRLGTPRVSFWWTMGVNQSHQATRTAQAIINLALMTGNIGKPGTGANSITGQCNAMGSRLFSNTTNLIGGHDFKNPLHRAKIAQALRIPESQIPDQPSLAYDQILEGIETGKIRALWIIATNPSHSWINQNRFNELMGKLDFLVVQDMYATTETSRQAHLFLPAAGWGEKEGTFINSERRIGVSRQVRKAPGQALSDLRIYRLIAHAWGLGDMFAEWTSPEAVFHILKRCTEDQPCDISGITDYSMIENRGGIQWPLSGAASSSFETERRLFSDGLFYTADQRARFVFDVPQLPPELPDSEFPLILLTGRGTSAQWHTETRTKKSEVLKKLAPEELLIEIHPDDALKLGIRDGDKTVISSRRASLIAKARVSPTVSKGQVFLPMHDARVNQLTYWAVDPHSRQPSYKHCAVKVSLCEV, encoded by the coding sequence ATGCTTACGCTACCTGCCCTCACCCTCCGAGAATGGAATGGCCCCCTGACGGCAGACTTGGTCCGTGAGCCTTCTCGGTTTGGTTTGGGTCAGCTTCCCCTGCGCCTGCAACCGGATGGCACGGCACGCTCCATCTGTGGCTTTTGCTCCACCGGGTGTGGGTTAAAACTTCACCTCAAAGAAGGTGAGGCGATCAATGCCACACCCGACCCCGACTACCCCGTCAATCTCGGCACCGCCTGCCCCAAAGGCTGGGAAGCTCTGACGCCCCTGGATGCCCCAGACCGTGCTACTACGCCCTTGCACCACGGGCAGCCCATTGATTGGTCTGCCGCCATGGATGTGTTTTGCACGCGCATGAAAGAGGTGATGGCCCAGCACGGACCAGAGTCGGTCGCTTTCATCAGCACCGGCCAGATCATGTGCGAGGAAATGGCTTTCCTGGGAACCCTGGCCAAATTCGGTATGGGTATGATCCATGGAGATGGCAATACCCGCCAATGCATGGCCACGGCGGTGACCGCCTACAAAGAGAGCTTTGGCTTCGATGCGCCACCCTTTACCTATGGGGATTTCGAAGAGAGTGATGTCCTGGTCTTCATCGGTGCCAATCCCTGCATTGCTCACCCCATCATGTGGCAGCGTGTGCTACGCAATCCACGCGATCCAAAGATCATCGTCGTCGATCCACGCACGACCGAGACGGCCATGGCCGCTCACCAGCACTATGCTATCCAGCCCAAGAGCGATCTCACCCTGCTGTATGGTCTCGCTCACCTGCTCATCCGAGACAACGCCTTGGACACGACGTTCATTGAAGAGCATACCGCTGACTTCGAGGCTTTCTCCGCTTTTATCCAAGATTACACTCCAGCCCGAGTCTCTCAAGAAACCGGCCTGAGCGAAGAGCAACTGCAGTGCTTTGCTGATACCATCCGCCTGGGCACACCACGCGTTTCCTTTTGGTGGACCATGGGGGTCAATCAAAGCCACCAAGCCACCCGCACGGCGCAGGCCATCATCAATCTCGCCCTGATGACGGGGAACATCGGTAAGCCAGGCACCGGGGCCAACTCCATCACCGGTCAGTGCAATGCGATGGGATCACGCCTGTTTTCCAACACCACCAATCTGATCGGTGGACATGATTTCAAAAATCCGCTGCATCGCGCCAAAATCGCCCAAGCCCTGCGCATTCCAGAATCGCAGATCCCCGATCAACCGAGCCTCGCTTATGATCAAATCCTGGAAGGCATTGAGACGGGTAAGATTCGGGCGCTGTGGATCATTGCCACGAACCCAAGCCACTCCTGGATTAACCAAAACCGCTTCAATGAATTGATGGGCAAGCTCGATTTCCTCGTGGTGCAGGACATGTATGCCACCACGGAGACCTCGCGCCAAGCGCACCTGTTTTTACCAGCGGCCGGGTGGGGGGAGAAAGAAGGCACCTTCATCAATTCCGAGCGCCGAATCGGCGTCAGTCGCCAAGTCCGCAAGGCTCCGGGCCAAGCTCTCAGCGACCTCCGCATCTATCGGCTCATCGCTCATGCCTGGGGCCTGGGGGACATGTTTGCCGAGTGGACCAGCCCTGAGGCGGTGTTTCACATCCTCAAGCGCTGTACCGAAGATCAACCCTGTGACATCTCAGGCATCACGGACTATTCAATGATCGAGAATCGAGGAGGCATCCAATGGCCACTGAGCGGAGCCGCTTCATCGTCCTTCGAGACAGAACGCCGCCTGTTCTCGGATGGCCTCTTTTACACCGCCGACCAACGCGCACGTTTTGTTTTCGATGTCCCTCAGCTTCCTCCCGAACTCCCAGATTCAGAGTTTCCCCTCATTCTACTGACAGGTCGAGGCACCAGTGCTCAGTGGCATACGGAAACTCGCACGAAGAAATCGGAAGTCCTCAAAAAACTAGCTCCTGAGGAACTCCTCATTGAGATCCATCCTGATGACGCCCTGAAGCTCGGCATTCGTGATGGTGACAAGACCGTCATTTCATCACGTCGAGCCTCGTTAATCGCCAAGGCACGAGTGTCTCCGACGGTTTCCAAAGGACAGGTCTTTTTGCCTATGCATGACGCCCGCGTCAATCAGTTGACCTACTGGGCCGTCGATCCTCACAGTCGGCAGCCCAGCTACAAGCACTGTGCCGTAAAGGTTTCACTTTGTGAGGTTTAG